From the Arvicola amphibius chromosome 2, mArvAmp1.2, whole genome shotgun sequence genome, one window contains:
- the Lrrtm1 gene encoding leucine-rich repeat transmembrane neuronal protein 1 yields the protein MDFLLLGLCLHWLLRRPSGVVLCLLGACFQMLPAAPSGCPGQCRCEGRLLYCEALNLTEAPHNLSGLLGLSLRYNSLSELRAGQFTGLMQLTWLYLDHNHICSVQGDAFQKLRRVKELTLSSNQITQLANTTFRPMPNLRSVDLSYNKLQALAPDLFHGLRKLTTLHMRANAIQFVPVRIFQDCRSLKFLDIGYNQLKSLARNSFAGLFKLTELHLEHNDLIKVNFAHFPRLISLNSLCLRRNKVAIVVSSLDWVWNLEKMDLSGNEIEYMEPHVFETVPYLQSLQLDSNRLTYIEPRILNSWKSLTSITLAGNLWDCGRNVCALASWLSNFQGRYDANLQCASPEYAQGEDVLDAVYAFHLCEDGAEPTSGHLLSAVTNRSDLAPPESSATTLVEGGEGLHDGTFEPITVALPGGEHAENAVQIHKVVTGTMALIFSFLIVVLVLYVSWKCFPASLRQLRQCFVTQRRKQKQKQTMHQMAAMSAQEYYVDYKPNHIEGALVIINEYGSCTCHQQPARECEV from the coding sequence ATGGATTTCCTGCTACTCGGCCTCTGTCTACACTGGCTGCTGAGGAGGCCCTCGGGGGTGGTCTTGTGTCTGCTGGGGGCCTGCTTTCAGATGCTGCCCGCCGCCCCCAGCGGATGCCCGGGGCAGTGTCGGTGCGAGGGGCGGCTGTTGTACTGCGAGGCGCTCAACCTGACCGAGGCGCCCCACAACCTGTCCGGCCTGCTGGGCTTGTCTCTGCGCTACAACAGCCTCTCGGAGCTGCGCGCCGGCCAGTTCACGGGGTTAATGCAGCTCACGTGGCTGTATTTGGATCACAATCACATCTGCTCGGTGCAGGGGGACGCCTTTCAGAAACTGCGCCGAGTTAAGGAACTCACACTTAGTTCCAACCAGATCACCCAACTGGCCAACACCACCTTTCGGCCCATGCCCAACCTGCGCAGCGTGGACCTGTCCTACAACAAGCTTCAGGCTCTGGCTCCGGATCTCTTCCACGGGCTGCGGAAGCTCACCACGCTGCACATGCGGGCCAATGCCATCCAGTTTGTGCCGGTACGCATCTTCCAGGACTGCCGCAGCCTCAAGTTTCTAGACATTGGATACAATCAGCTCAAGAGTCTGGCGCGCAACTCTTTCGCTGGCTTGTTCAAGCTCACGGAGCTGCACCTGGAGCATAACGACTTGATCAAGGTGAACTTCGCTCATTTCCCGCGCCTCATCTCTCTTAATTCGCTCTGCCTGCGGCGGAATAAGGTGGCCATTGTGGTCAGCTCTCTGGACTGGGTTTGGAATTTGGAGAAAATGGACTTGTCGGGGAACGAGATCGAATACATGGAGCCCCACGTGTTCGAGACCGTGCCGTACCTGCAGTCTTTGCAGCTGGATTCCAACCGCCTCACCTATATAGAGCCCCGTATCCTCAACTCCTGGAAGTCCCTTACAAGCATTACCCTGGCCGGGAACCTGTGGGACTGCGGGCGCAATGTGTGTGCCCTGGCCTCCTGGCTCAGCAACTTCCAGGGGCGCTATGATGCTAACTTGCAGTGCGCCAGCCCAGAGTACGCACAGGGCGAGGACGTCTTGGATGCTGTGTATGCTTTCCACCTGTGCGAGGATGGGGCCGAGCCTACCAGCGGCCACCTCCTGTCGGCCGTCACTAACCGCAGTGACCTAGCGCCCCCCGAGAGCTCGGCCACCACGCTGGTGGAAGGCGGGGAGGGGCTGCACGATGGCACGTTTGAGCCCATCACTGTGGCTCTCCCCGGCGGCGAGCACGCTGAGAACGCTGTGCAGATCCACAAGGTGGTCACGGGCACGATGGctctcatcttctccttcctcatcGTGGTCCTAGTACTCTACGTATCCTGGAAGTGTTTCCCAGCCAGCCTCAGGCAGCTCAGACAGTGCTTTGTCACGCAGcgcaggaagcagaagcagaaacagaccATGCATCAGATGGCTGCGATGTCTGCCCAGGAATACTACGTTGATTACAAACCCAACCACATCGAGGGGGCCCTGGTGATCATCAACGAATACGGTTCATGTACCTGTCACCAGCAGCCTGCGAGGGAATGCGAGGTGTAA